One window from the genome of Manis pentadactyla isolate mManPen7 chromosome 15, mManPen7.hap1, whole genome shotgun sequence encodes:
- the GFY gene encoding Golgi-associated olfactory signaling regulator: protein MKSFSPILFLLVFLFARLSSQAAPSASPPAGPDLPGTGHPSETSPHASENATHDQPNPQSPGTAYPDPSKTPHAVSPEPAPLDFTESPNADLRETPHPESPEIPKPKSLNTSISESLEIPKINPSKTHPEPSETPKPDPTETPHSESPETLKPNPSKTSLPEIPETPNPDLTQTPHQDSLEIPKLNSTEISHTGAPEIPAPDPTKTLHPKSPETHDSDTTETPNAEFLQTLHPDPTETSHAESHVTLQLSPTEIPQTEFPTNLYQDATEIPMTSDPEISISLHPETPAPFKDEATALAELPLNRISETLLATQPDSLKLATSDSPGTIELKAPQNSSPKGPDALPLSARIAGPPAPPGPSNQPAPATQRAPQRRSRGERVNTIIVVERVKETGVTLVGRPRGPAGGALCLFFAGTGLLIGIFLLLWCLYRRAARHRPFAHHRLPNDGDEPVMHLDAPKDPYDLYFYAPDAWVPSHIATKQPPSSPPLPPKLPPPPRGGRPQRLEPLSPATLPNNFV from the exons ATGAAATCCTTCAGCCCGATCCTCTTCCTCCTCGTCTTCCTCTTCGCCCGGCTGAGTTCCCAGGCCGCTCCTTCAGCCTCACCGCCCGCCGGCCCGGACCTCCCTGGGACAGGCCACCCCTCTGAAACCTCCCCTCATGCTTCTGAAAATGCCACTCATGACCAGCCTAACCCACAGTCCCCAGGGACTGCTTATCCTGATCCCTCCAAGACCCCTCATGCAGTTTCCCCTGAACCCGCCCCTCTTGATTTCACGGAAAGCCCTAACGCTGACCTGCGAGAAACCCCACACCCAGAGTCTCCTGAGATCCCCAAACCTAAGTCACTCAACACCTCGATATCAGAATCCCTGGAGATCCCAAAGATTAACCCTTCCAAAACGCATCCAGAACCTTCTGAGACCCCCAAACCTGACCCGACTGAAACTCCACACTCAGAATCCCCCGAGACCCTTAAACCTAATCCCTCCAAAACTTCACTCCCAGAAATTCCTGAGACCCCAAACCCTGACCTTACCCAAACTCCACACCAAGATTCCCTAGAGATTCCCAAACTTAACTCCACTGAAATCTCACACACAGGAGCCCCTGAGATCCCAGCCCCTGACCCCACCAAGACCCTTCACCCCAAGTCTCCAGAAACCCATGATTCTGACACCACTGAAACCCCAAACGCTGAATTCCTCCAGACCCTCCATCCTGACCCTACGGAAACCTCCCACGCGGAGTCTCATGTAACCCTCCAGCTCAGCCCCACTGAAATCCCCCAAACAGAATTCCCCACAAACCTGTACCAAGACGCAACAGAGATTCCCATGACCTCTGATCCTGAAATCTCCATTAGTCTTCACCCAGAAACGCCTGCACCCTTCAAGGATGAAGCGACTGCTCTAGCTGAGCTGCCCCTGAATCGCATATCAGAAACCCTTCTGGCCACCCAACCCGACTCCCTGAAATTGGCCACCTCAGATTCTCCTGGGACCATTGAGCTGAAGGCCCCCCAGAACTCTAGCCCTAAAGGACCCGACGCCCTTCCCCTCTCAGCCCGGATTGCGGGTCCCCCTGCTCCTCCAGGGCCCTCCAATCAGCCGGCCCCTGCCACTCAGCGGGCCCCCCAGCGGCGCAGCAGAGGTGAGAGAGTCAACACTATCATCGTGGTGGAACGAGTGAAGGAGACCG GCGTGACCCTGGTGGGGCGCCCCCGGGGCCCGGCGGGCGGGGCCTTGTGCCTATTCTTCGCGGGCACCGGGCTGCTGATCGGCATTTTCCTGCTGCTGTGGTGTCTGTACCGCCGGGCGGCTCGACACCGGCCCTTCGCACACCACCGGCTTCCGAACGACGGAGATGAACCTG TTATGCATTTGGACGCCCCGAAGGACCCCTATGACCTCTACTTTTATGCGCCGGACGCCTGGGTCCCTTCGCACATCGCCACCAAGCAGCCGCCGTCCAGCCCCCCGCTGCCGCCCAAGCTACCCCCGCCTCCCCGCGGGGGCCGCCCCCAGCGCCTCGAGCCGCTCTCCCCCGCCACGCTCCCCAACAACTTCGTGTGA